A stretch of Sinorhizobium meliloti DNA encodes these proteins:
- a CDS encoding CGNR zinc finger domain-containing protein has protein sequence MSFTWTAHRFSGGALALDVANSVVMRFDAERRIDRFDDPAAIDTFAEAANLYGAERNRFGTLVPAKSERRNAFIGLREATDRHFRALVRTEDRPDLLADLLEAIATVLRQPADTRKGTPLDVATAHSALGLIAGPERERLKICPNCAWLFLDRSRNRSRTWCDMAVCGNRTKARRHYRRSREEPKP, from the coding sequence ATGAGCTTCACCTGGACCGCACATCGATTCTCCGGCGGCGCGCTCGCACTGGACGTCGCCAATTCCGTGGTCATGCGCTTCGATGCGGAGCGCAGGATCGATCGCTTCGACGACCCGGCCGCGATCGACACCTTCGCCGAGGCCGCAAATCTCTACGGCGCCGAACGGAACCGTTTCGGCACGCTCGTCCCGGCAAAATCAGAGCGCCGAAATGCATTCATCGGATTGCGCGAGGCGACGGACCGCCATTTCCGCGCCCTGGTGAGGACTGAGGACCGGCCGGATCTCCTGGCCGACCTGCTCGAGGCGATCGCCACCGTCCTGCGTCAACCCGCAGACACGCGCAAAGGCACGCCGCTCGATGTGGCCACGGCGCATTCGGCACTTGGCCTCATTGCCGGACCGGAGAGGGAACGCCTGAAAATCTGCCCCAACTGCGCGTGGCTGTTTCTCGACCGCAGCCGCAACCGGAGCAGGACGTGGTGCGACATGGCGGTTTGCGGCAACCGGACGAAGGCCAGGCGCCATTATCGCCGCAGCAGGGAGGAACCGAAGCCATGA